A window of Plasmodium malariae genome assembly, chromosome: 12 genomic DNA:
tgtagCATAGTATATAATggcataataaaaaaaatgttatatgaGTAAAATGTtggaacatttttttataagtaaatGATGCTTTATATCTGTATGTTTATTGTATTGTGGAACTAAGTCAATTTCGCTTggttatacatttatattttgcattCGTTTACCTTCGCGTGATTTGCATTTACCCTATATGTTGTTATTCTTTCTATTACCCTCTTGCAGATACACCAATACCACATTGTAGGTAGAGCAGTACCGACGGAGAAAGACAAGAACCCATGTGTGTACCGAATGTgcatttttgcaaaaaatgaTACGAATGCAAAATCACGTTTTTGGTactttatgaaaaaaataaataaattaaaaaaatctaATGGGGAATTATTAGCTTGTGAACAAGTAAGAGAAAGATTTCCACTTaaggtaaaaaattatggtgTGTTATTAAGGTATGACAGTAGAACAGGTACACATAATATGTACAAAGAATTTAGGGATACAACAAAAGAAGGTGCTATATCACAATTATACGCAGAAATGGCAGGTAGACATAGAGCAAGAGCTTCAAGTATCAGTATTATAAGAATATCAGAAATAAGTCCTAATTTAGTTAGAAGACCCCATATTAAACagttgttaaaaaaaagactaCGCTTCCCAGCTTTACATTTACCAACGTTAAAAAAGGAGTACAGAAGAAAATTTGCACCTAAAAGGCCATCCACATACAGAATgtgaagaattatatttaaaaataaaaaaaaaaaaaaaagtgtacaGAGAAAgcaacatatat
This region includes:
- the PmUG01_12023700 gene encoding 60S ribosomal protein L18, putative — its product is MGKGIDKTLKTSIHQYHIVGRAVPTEKDKNPCVYRMCIFAKNDTNAKSRFWYFMKKINKLKKSNGELLACEQVRERFPLKVKNYGVLLRYDSRTGTHNMYKEFRDTTKEGAISQLYAEMAGRHRARASSISIIRISEISPNLVRRPHIKQLLKKRLRFPALHLPTLKKEYRRKFAPKRPSTYRM